A portion of the Rhinopithecus roxellana isolate Shanxi Qingling chromosome 19, ASM756505v1, whole genome shotgun sequence genome contains these proteins:
- the DYNLL2 gene encoding dynein light chain 2, cytoplasmic isoform X2 — MSDRKAVIKNADMSEDMQQDAVDCATQAMEKYNIEKDIAAYIKKEFDKKYNPTWHCIVGRNFGSYVTHETKHFIYFYLGQVAILLFKSG; from the exons ATGTCTGACCGGAAGGCAGTGATCAAGAACGCAGACATGTCTGAGGACATGCAACAGGATGCCGTTGACTGTGCCACGCAGGCCATGGAGAAGTACAATATAGAGAAGGACATTGCTGCCTATATCAAGAAG gaATTTGACAAGAAATATAACCCTACCTGGCATTGTATCGTGGGCCGAAATTTTGGCAGCTACGTCACACACGAGACAAAGCACTTCATCTATTTTTACTTGGGTCAAGTTGCAATCCTCCTCTTCAAGTCAGGCTAG
- the DYNLL2 gene encoding dynein light chain 2, cytoplasmic isoform X1, with amino-acid sequence MRQWSSVTMSDRKAVIKNADMSEDMQQDAVDCATQAMEKYNIEKDIAAYIKKEFDKKYNPTWHCIVGRNFGSYVTHETKHFIYFYLGQVAILLFKSG; translated from the exons ATGAGGCAGTGGAGCAG TGTCACCATGTCTGACCGGAAGGCAGTGATCAAGAACGCAGACATGTCTGAGGACATGCAACAGGATGCCGTTGACTGTGCCACGCAGGCCATGGAGAAGTACAATATAGAGAAGGACATTGCTGCCTATATCAAGAAG gaATTTGACAAGAAATATAACCCTACCTGGCATTGTATCGTGGGCCGAAATTTTGGCAGCTACGTCACACACGAGACAAAGCACTTCATCTATTTTTACTTGGGTCAAGTTGCAATCCTCCTCTTCAAGTCAGGCTAG